A genomic segment from Bacillus cereus G9842 encodes:
- a CDS encoding helix-turn-helix domain-containing protein: MNIGSAIREIRQRRGITIAQICEGTGLSKGFMSQVENNKTSPSISTLETISNFLNVPLPYLLLEQKDRLKIVKKEERKYSVYGKDEQRIEHVAEQGGLRLSLVEIPTGFPKENSPNAHEGEECHLVLRGKLEVQHGEDIAIVEEGDSFSWNACVPHIVRNIGEETALLLISSYAENRKRVY; encoded by the coding sequence ATGAATATTGGTTCTGCAATACGTGAAATTCGTCAACGTAGAGGCATAACAATTGCACAAATTTGCGAGGGAACAGGTCTTTCTAAAGGATTTATGAGTCAGGTTGAAAATAATAAAACATCACCATCTATCTCAACTTTAGAAACGATCTCCAATTTTTTAAACGTTCCCCTTCCCTATTTATTGTTAGAGCAAAAAGATCGATTAAAAATTGTCAAAAAAGAAGAACGGAAATACAGTGTATACGGCAAAGATGAGCAAAGAATTGAACATGTTGCGGAGCAAGGGGGCCTTCGCCTATCTTTAGTAGAAATCCCTACTGGATTCCCGAAAGAAAACTCACCAAATGCCCATGAAGGGGAAGAATGTCACCTTGTATTACGCGGAAAACTAGAAGTTCAGCACGGTGAAGATATTGCAATTGTAGAAGAAGGTGATTCTTTCTCATGGAATGCATGCGTTCCTCATATTGTTCGTAATATAGGAGAAGAAACTGCATTATTACTCATCTCGAGTTATGCGGAAAATCGAAAACGTGTTTACTAA
- a CDS encoding MaoC/PaaZ C-terminal domain-containing protein, producing the protein MSIKVGDVFKYERRFTEEEVFEFANITGDKGRHHMEYDENGRLMVHGLLTASIGTKVGEELHYIARELVSEFIRPVFTGDTITCELTLTNIEQMEGYKKVSIESVYRNQHEKTVLVGTSYGIIRG; encoded by the coding sequence ATGAGTATAAAAGTTGGGGATGTATTTAAATATGAAAGAAGATTTACTGAGGAGGAAGTTTTTGAATTTGCAAATATTACAGGTGATAAAGGTAGACACCATATGGAATACGATGAAAACGGAAGACTAATGGTTCATGGTTTATTGACTGCTAGTATCGGAACAAAGGTGGGCGAAGAGTTACATTACATAGCAAGAGAATTAGTAAGTGAGTTTATTAGACCAGTTTTTACAGGAGATACGATCACTTGTGAATTAACTTTAACAAATATTGAGCAAATGGAAGGTTATAAAAAAGTTTCAATCGAGTCAGTTTATCGCAATCAGCATGAAAAGACGGTACTAGTTGGGACAAGTTATGGAATTATAAGGGGATAA
- a CDS encoding GNAT family N-acetyltransferase — MYIYHNGLIIREGTSSVPAYAIKALFEDAGWSNDNIPSWQIEKFTIAFENSTWAFTIWDEEEMIAMVRVISDGIMIANIVNLVVKCEYRGKGLGKKLVALCLQKLPHGDWFAHTSANNFDFYRSCGFEVRELSRNGTCAYYGYQVAKRDGHR; from the coding sequence ATGTACATTTATCATAATGGACTTATTATTCGTGAGGGAACGAGTAGCGTACCAGCATATGCAATTAAAGCATTGTTTGAAGATGCCGGTTGGAGTAATGATAATATCCCTTCTTGGCAAATTGAAAAATTTACGATAGCATTTGAAAATTCAACATGGGCTTTCACAATTTGGGATGAAGAAGAGATGATTGCGATGGTTAGGGTCATTTCGGATGGAATTATGATCGCGAATATAGTAAATTTAGTTGTGAAGTGTGAATATAGAGGGAAGGGATTAGGTAAGAAGCTTGTAGCTCTTTGTTTGCAAAAACTTCCCCACGGTGATTGGTTTGCGCATACATCTGCGAACAATTTTGATTTTTATAGAAGTTGTGGATTTGAAGTTAGAGAGCTATCGAGAAATGGAACATGTGCGTACTATGGATATCAAGTCGCGAAAAGAGATGGTCACCGATAA
- a CDS encoding GNAT family N-acetyltransferase, which yields MHTKHDREIKNKLVERSAGMFHTDCLQIRKYTMDDLQFYASLWGNEKVMRYIGNGTLKTYIQCKKSLEEWVIPSYKNGLGLFVLIEKETGTRIGHAGLVKQQIDGKEEIEIGYWLLPQYWGKGYAKEAAAAFRDYGFQALRMNKLISLIKPNHPASIFVARKTGLSYEKTTLFHGMDVLVYSIKRVG from the coding sequence ATGCATACAAAACATGATCGTGAAATTAAGAATAAATTAGTGGAAAGGAGTGCAGGCATGTTTCATACAGATTGTTTACAAATTCGCAAATATACAATGGATGATTTACAGTTCTATGCTTCACTATGGGGGAACGAGAAGGTAATGCGCTATATTGGAAATGGGACGTTAAAAACATATATACAGTGTAAAAAAAGTTTGGAGGAGTGGGTCATTCCTAGCTATAAAAACGGTCTCGGTTTATTTGTATTGATTGAAAAGGAAACGGGAACAAGAATTGGTCATGCAGGGCTGGTAAAGCAGCAGATTGATGGAAAAGAGGAAATTGAAATTGGTTATTGGTTACTTCCTCAGTATTGGGGAAAAGGGTATGCAAAAGAAGCGGCGGCAGCATTTCGAGACTACGGTTTCCAAGCATTACGAATGAATAAATTAATTTCTCTCATTAAGCCGAATCATCCCGCCTCAATATTTGTTGCTAGAAAGACAGGGCTCAGCTATGAGAAAACAACTTTATTTCATGGGATGGATGTTCTTGTTTATTCCATTAAACGTGTTGGATGA
- a CDS encoding ankyrin repeat domain-containing protein: protein MQTEERITTELVREFVMAAHGDLEKVQELLVESPSLLHASYNWGGSDWESALGASAHVGRKDIALYLLEKGARMDIFAAAMLGELEVVQAILVAQPEALRASGPHGISLLQHARMGGEKSKRVYDYLAILS, encoded by the coding sequence ATGCAAACAGAAGAGCGTATTACCACTGAATTAGTAAGAGAATTTGTTATGGCAGCTCACGGGGATTTAGAGAAAGTACAAGAGCTATTGGTTGAATCGCCAAGCTTACTTCACGCCTCTTATAATTGGGGTGGATCAGATTGGGAAAGTGCGTTAGGGGCATCGGCACATGTAGGTCGTAAAGATATTGCTCTTTATTTACTAGAAAAGGGTGCTCGGATGGATATTTTTGCAGCAGCTATGCTTGGTGAATTAGAAGTTGTACAAGCTATTTTAGTAGCTCAACCAGAAGCATTGCGTGCATCTGGTCCTCATGGCATTTCTCTTCTTCAGCATGCACGAATGGGTGGAGAGAAATCTAAGCGTGTATATGATTATTTAGCAATACTATCTTAA
- a CDS encoding ABC transporter ATP-binding protein produces MISVNKVFYAHSERFQMQNMNVHIKAGEIVSLIGPNGSGKSTLLRLIARLLKQSEGDIILDGKNIHMMKSADVAKQLAMLPQMHDHQLDLTVKELIEFGRGPHKSWSSRLNKEDEEIVDWALSVTNLEGYEYRLLHSLSGGERQRAWIAMTLAQRTNVLLLDEPTTFLDIVHQLEVMELVKRLNEEYGMTIIMVLHDINQAAQYSDRLLVLKRGKIQYDGIPEEVLCHEMFQHVFGIDVDIFQGSDKPFFTPKRISKRGEERCKQKSVLPLN; encoded by the coding sequence GTGATTTCCGTTAACAAAGTGTTTTATGCACACTCTGAAAGATTTCAAATGCAAAATATGAATGTACATATTAAGGCTGGAGAAATCGTTAGTTTAATTGGTCCGAATGGATCGGGAAAATCTACTTTGCTTCGTTTAATAGCAAGGCTACTGAAACAAAGCGAAGGGGACATCATTTTAGATGGGAAAAACATTCATATGATGAAGAGTGCTGATGTAGCGAAGCAATTAGCAATGTTACCACAAATGCATGATCATCAATTAGATTTAACAGTGAAAGAACTAATTGAGTTCGGAAGAGGTCCACATAAATCATGGAGTAGCCGCTTAAATAAAGAAGATGAAGAAATTGTTGATTGGGCATTGTCTGTTACAAATCTTGAAGGGTATGAATATCGTCTTTTACATTCTTTATCAGGAGGGGAACGGCAACGTGCTTGGATTGCCATGACGCTAGCGCAACGTACAAATGTCTTATTATTGGATGAACCAACAACCTTTTTAGATATCGTTCACCAGTTGGAAGTAATGGAACTTGTGAAACGATTAAATGAGGAGTATGGAATGACAATTATAATGGTTTTACATGACATTAACCAAGCTGCTCAATATAGCGATCGTTTACTCGTATTAAAGCGAGGAAAGATTCAGTATGATGGTATACCAGAAGAAGTGCTATGCCATGAAATGTTTCAACATGTATTTGGCATAGATGTAGATATCTTTCAAGGAAGTGACAAGCCGTTTTTTACACCGAAACGAATTTCTAAAAGGGGAGAAGAGCGATGCAAACAGAAGAGCGTATTACCACTGAATTAG
- a CDS encoding FecCD family ABC transporter permease produces MESSEVVREKEHPFAKKRWIIAVTLVVLTILGLFYGLFAGSLSFSVRDILTGIQDEGSTVHRIVWDLRIPRVLVGFIVGTCLAASGTLLQGVMRNPLADPGIIGVSSGAGLVAIVIMILFPQHLAFLPLGAFLGAFITAMVIYALSWQKGAPPSRIVLVGVSINALIGAATSALMLLHSDKVQSVLPWLAGGIGGVSWAHLNMIIYYAIFAIILAFFGIKHIRVLMLGDEMAKLLGHNVEKSRFYLIVVSTLLAGIAVSVSGLIGFVGLVVPHMLRLLVGNDYRYLLPLSCLGGGVLLVFADAIARSWFDPIELPVGILLSFLGGPFFLYLIHRGGKQRDFR; encoded by the coding sequence ATGGAAAGTAGTGAAGTAGTAAGAGAAAAGGAACATCCTTTTGCGAAAAAAAGATGGATAATAGCAGTTACTTTAGTTGTATTAACAATTTTAGGCCTCTTTTACGGACTTTTCGCAGGAAGTTTATCTTTTTCTGTACGAGACATTCTAACAGGTATACAAGATGAGGGTTCGACAGTTCATCGAATTGTATGGGATCTTCGCATACCGAGAGTTCTCGTTGGGTTTATAGTAGGAACATGTTTAGCTGCATCTGGTACACTGCTGCAAGGGGTTATGAGAAACCCTCTTGCAGATCCTGGTATTATCGGAGTTTCATCTGGGGCAGGCCTTGTAGCAATTGTCATCATGATTTTATTCCCACAGCATCTAGCTTTTTTACCACTAGGGGCGTTTTTAGGAGCTTTCATAACAGCGATGGTTATTTATGCTTTATCATGGCAAAAAGGGGCACCACCTTCAAGAATCGTCTTAGTAGGGGTGTCGATCAATGCATTAATTGGTGCAGCAACGTCAGCATTAATGTTATTACATAGTGACAAAGTACAATCCGTGTTACCGTGGCTAGCGGGTGGTATTGGTGGTGTAAGTTGGGCACATTTAAACATGATTATTTATTATGCAATATTCGCCATTATATTAGCTTTCTTTGGCATTAAGCATATTCGAGTGTTAATGCTTGGAGATGAAATGGCAAAGTTATTAGGACATAACGTGGAAAAAAGTCGGTTTTATTTAATCGTAGTAAGTACATTATTAGCTGGAATTGCAGTAAGTGTATCTGGTCTTATTGGATTTGTCGGTCTTGTCGTACCACATATGCTACGTTTATTAGTTGGAAATGATTATAGATATTTGCTACCTTTATCATGCCTTGGCGGCGGTGTATTACTTGTTTTTGCGGATGCAATAGCTCGAAGTTGGTTCGATCCAATCGAATTGCCTGTTGGTATTTTACTGTCCTTCTTAGGTGGTCCGTTCTTCTTATATTTAATTCATAGAGGAGGAAAACAACGTGATTTCCGTTAA
- a CDS encoding ABC transporter substrate-binding protein produces MKKSITLFTAILSIFFLLIGCSAKGDEKASATKTEKGKEKIEITDLSGRKVTFDKVPESFATLSMGDMDIIHALGGKVVGRPDTKLTLPEELKKAKVIGNAHQPNFEQIASLKPDVLVANNGFQKNVPTVEGQGTKVIISSANSVQDIQKNIELYGTVMKKEDKAKELNQKINDQMKKYEKKSDVKALLVYGAPGTYLAALPTSLSGDVLEKTGGKNIASDFPETKEYPQYAQLSVERIIEANPDVIYLITHGDPKSVKKAFEGEMMKNEAWKNLDAVKQNHVVILPPDLFGSNPGTKVTEAIDFMYKSIQDVRK; encoded by the coding sequence ATGAAAAAATCTATTACGCTATTTACAGCGATTTTATCTATTTTTTTCTTGTTAATAGGTTGCAGTGCCAAAGGGGACGAAAAAGCGTCTGCAACCAAAACAGAAAAAGGAAAAGAAAAAATCGAAATTACCGACCTGTCAGGGAGAAAGGTAACATTCGATAAAGTACCAGAAAGTTTTGCAACATTAAGTATGGGGGACATGGATATTATTCATGCTTTAGGTGGAAAAGTAGTAGGTCGTCCGGATACGAAATTAACTCTTCCAGAGGAGTTAAAGAAGGCAAAAGTAATTGGGAATGCACATCAACCGAATTTTGAGCAAATTGCTAGTTTAAAGCCCGATGTACTTGTTGCTAACAATGGATTCCAAAAGAATGTGCCAACGGTTGAAGGACAGGGAACGAAAGTAATCATTTCTTCTGCGAATTCTGTACAAGATATTCAAAAGAATATTGAATTATATGGAACGGTAATGAAGAAAGAAGATAAAGCAAAAGAACTTAATCAAAAAATCAATGATCAAATGAAGAAATATGAGAAAAAGAGCGATGTGAAAGCATTGCTAGTGTATGGCGCACCAGGTACTTATTTAGCGGCATTACCAACATCTTTATCAGGTGATGTTTTAGAAAAAACAGGCGGGAAAAATATTGCTTCTGATTTTCCAGAAACGAAAGAATATCCGCAATATGCACAGCTAAGTGTAGAACGTATTATTGAGGCGAATCCAGATGTCATTTATTTAATTACACACGGAGATCCAAAAAGTGTGAAAAAAGCATTCGAAGGCGAAATGATGAAAAATGAAGCGTGGAAAAATTTAGATGCAGTAAAACAAAACCACGTAGTTATTTTGCCACCTGATTTATTTGGATCTAATCCTGGGACAAAAGTTACAGAAGCAATAGACTTTATGTATAAAAGTATACAAGATGTAAGGAAATGA
- a CDS encoding YrhC family protein: MKELQGKIEDYTRFGQILLAVSTLLMVGLLIPDGAKETIQFFVMMGSIVIFLSLSFFFFQRVKVMRDQLEENECE, from the coding sequence ATGAAAGAATTACAAGGGAAAATAGAAGATTATACTAGGTTCGGACAAATTCTTCTCGCTGTAAGTACATTGTTAATGGTTGGCTTGTTGATTCCGGATGGAGCAAAAGAGACAATCCAATTTTTTGTTATGATGGGGAGTATCGTTATATTTTTAAGTTTATCGTTCTTTTTCTTTCAGCGTGTGAAAGTGATGCGTGACCAGTTAGAGGAAAATGAATGTGAATAA
- the adhE gene encoding bifunctional acetaldehyde-CoA/alcohol dehydrogenase, which produces MVVKEKVVNEMQEVKEMIDTLVNNGQQALQALESFTQEQIDNIVHEMALAGVDQHMPLAKLAVEETGRGVYEDKCIKNIFATEYIWHSIKQDKTVGIIHEDPHEEIIEIAEPVGVVAGVTPVTNPTSTTMFKALIAIKTRNPIIFAFHPSAQNCSVAAAKTVYDAAMKAGAPKHCIQWIERPSVEATKQLMNHDGVALVLATGGAGMVKSAYSTGKPALGVGPGNVPCYIEKSAHVKRAVNDLILSKTFDNGMICASEQAIIVDKEIYDDVKTEMIENNCYFVTEEERKKLEKLVINENTCAVNSDIVGKSAQYIAELVGITVPEHTKMLVAEIQGIGAAYPLSREKLSPVLACVKANSLEKGFTYCEEMLNLGGLGHSAVIHSTNKEVQKQFGLRMKACRLIVNAPSSQGGIGDIYNGFIPSLTLGCGSYGKNSVSQNVTATHLLNIKRLANRKKNMQWFKLPPKIYFEKHATAYLANMPNISRAFIVTDPGMVEHGYVDTVTHYLNKHANDVKIEVFFEVEPDPSDETVFKGAEMMRSFKPDVIIALGGGSAMDAAKGMWLFYEHPETTFYGIKQKFLDIRKRTCKYPELGNKAQFVAIPTTSGTGSEVTPFAVITDKKNNIKYPLADYELTPDVAIVDPQFVMTVPPHVTADTGMDVLTHAIEAYVSVMANDYTDGLALKAIDLVFKYLPRAYKDGNDEEAREKMHNASAIAGMAFANAFLGINHSLAHKIGPEFHIPHGRANAILMPHVVRYNAIKPRKHALFPKYEHFVADERYAHIARMLGLPASSVAEGVESLVKAIIELGKSLNINMSIAGQGVDKEQFEEVVGVLAERAFEDQCTTANPKLPLISELKEIYMEAYKGE; this is translated from the coding sequence ATGGTAGTCAAAGAGAAAGTTGTAAATGAAATGCAAGAGGTAAAAGAGATGATTGATACGTTAGTAAATAACGGTCAACAAGCTTTACAAGCATTAGAAAGTTTTACACAAGAGCAGATTGACAACATTGTTCATGAAATGGCATTAGCAGGTGTTGATCAACATATGCCACTTGCAAAATTGGCTGTTGAAGAAACAGGCCGTGGTGTCTATGAAGACAAATGCATTAAAAATATTTTTGCCACTGAATATATTTGGCATAGTATAAAGCAAGATAAAACGGTAGGAATTATTCACGAAGATCCTCATGAAGAAATAATAGAAATTGCAGAACCTGTCGGTGTAGTAGCTGGGGTAACACCAGTAACGAATCCAACGTCGACAACAATGTTTAAAGCGTTGATTGCGATAAAAACGAGAAATCCAATTATTTTCGCATTTCATCCTTCTGCACAAAATTGTTCGGTGGCAGCAGCGAAAACCGTATATGATGCAGCAATGAAAGCTGGTGCACCAAAACATTGTATTCAATGGATTGAAAGACCGTCTGTCGAAGCGACGAAACAATTAATGAACCATGATGGTGTGGCACTCGTTCTAGCAACTGGAGGCGCTGGTATGGTGAAATCAGCTTACTCTACTGGAAAACCAGCGCTAGGTGTAGGTCCTGGTAATGTACCGTGTTATATAGAAAAATCAGCACATGTAAAACGAGCTGTTAATGATTTAATTTTATCGAAAACATTTGATAACGGTATGATTTGTGCATCGGAACAAGCAATCATTGTCGATAAAGAAATCTATGATGATGTTAAAACAGAAATGATCGAAAACAATTGTTACTTTGTAACAGAAGAAGAAAGAAAAAAATTAGAAAAGCTCGTTATAAATGAAAATACATGTGCAGTAAATAGTGATATTGTAGGAAAATCAGCACAGTATATTGCCGAATTAGTTGGGATTACTGTTCCTGAACATACAAAAATGCTTGTAGCTGAAATTCAAGGTATCGGAGCAGCATACCCGTTATCTCGTGAGAAACTGAGCCCAGTATTAGCCTGTGTGAAGGCGAATTCATTAGAAAAAGGATTTACATATTGCGAAGAAATGTTGAACCTCGGTGGTTTAGGACATTCAGCAGTTATTCATTCTACAAATAAAGAAGTGCAAAAGCAATTTGGATTACGTATGAAAGCTTGCCGTCTCATTGTAAATGCACCTTCATCACAAGGTGGAATAGGGGATATATATAACGGATTTATTCCATCACTTACACTTGGTTGTGGTTCTTACGGAAAAAATTCAGTTTCCCAAAATGTAACAGCGACTCATTTATTAAATATAAAAAGGCTGGCAAATAGAAAAAAGAATATGCAGTGGTTCAAATTGCCACCAAAAATTTATTTTGAAAAACATGCTACAGCGTATTTAGCAAATATGCCTAACATTTCACGTGCATTTATTGTAACGGATCCTGGAATGGTTGAACATGGCTATGTGGATACAGTCACGCACTATTTAAACAAGCATGCAAATGATGTGAAAATTGAAGTTTTCTTTGAGGTCGAACCAGATCCATCAGATGAAACTGTCTTTAAAGGTGCGGAAATGATGAGAAGCTTTAAGCCAGATGTAATTATCGCACTTGGTGGTGGTTCAGCTATGGATGCAGCAAAAGGAATGTGGTTATTCTATGAGCATCCAGAAACGACATTCTATGGCATTAAACAGAAGTTTTTAGATATAAGAAAACGTACATGTAAATATCCGGAATTAGGAAATAAGGCACAGTTTGTTGCGATTCCAACAACATCAGGAACAGGATCAGAAGTGACACCATTTGCGGTTATTACAGATAAGAAAAATAATATAAAGTATCCGCTCGCAGATTATGAATTAACACCAGATGTAGCAATTGTTGATCCGCAATTTGTAATGACAGTACCACCACATGTAACAGCAGATACTGGTATGGATGTTTTAACACATGCAATTGAGGCGTATGTGTCTGTTATGGCAAATGACTATACAGATGGATTAGCATTAAAAGCTATTGATCTCGTATTCAAATATTTACCGAGAGCATATAAAGATGGAAATGATGAAGAAGCACGGGAAAAAATGCATAACGCTTCTGCAATTGCAGGGATGGCATTTGCAAATGCTTTTCTAGGTATTAATCACAGCTTAGCACATAAAATTGGTCCAGAATTCCATATTCCGCACGGACGTGCAAATGCAATTCTTATGCCGCATGTAGTCCGCTATAATGCTATTAAGCCAAGAAAACACGCATTGTTCCCAAAATATGAGCACTTTGTAGCAGATGAACGCTATGCACATATTGCGAGAATGCTCGGGCTTCCAGCAAGCTCAGTAGCAGAAGGTGTGGAATCACTCGTCAAAGCAATTATTGAGCTTGGAAAAAGCTTAAATATTAATATGAGTATTGCAGGACAAGGGGTAGATAAAGAGCAATTTGAAGAGGTTGTTGGAGTATTAGCAGAAAGAGCTTTTGAAGATCAATGTACAACTGCTAATCCAAAGTTACCGCTTATTTCAGAGCTGAAAGAAATTTATATGGAAGCATATAAAGGTGAATAA
- a CDS encoding bifunctional cystathionine gamma-lyase/homocysteine desulfhydrase, whose product MRAKTKLIHGIRIGEPSTGSVNVPIYQTSTYKQEAVGKHQGYEYSRTGNPTRAALEEMIAVLENGHAGFAFGSGMAAITATIMLFSKGDHVILTDDVYGGTYRVITKVLNRFGIEHTFVDTTNLEEVVEAIRPNTKAIYVETPTNPLLKITDIKKISTLAKEKDLLTIIDNTFMTPYWQSPISLGADIVLHSATKYLGGHSDVVAGLVVVNSPQLAEDLHFVQNSTGGILGPQDSFLLLRGLKTLGIRMEEHETNSRAIAEFLNNHPKVNKVYYPGLESHQNHELATEQANGFGAIISFDVDSEETLNKVLEKLQYFTLAESLGAVESLISIPSQMTHASIPADRRKELGITDTLIRISVGIEDGEDLIEDLAQALA is encoded by the coding sequence ATGAGAGCAAAGACAAAGTTAATTCATGGTATTCGTATAGGAGAACCTTCAACTGGATCTGTAAACGTACCGATCTATCAAACAAGTACGTACAAACAAGAAGCGGTTGGTAAGCATCAAGGATATGAATATTCACGTACAGGTAACCCAACACGTGCAGCTTTAGAAGAAATGATTGCCGTATTAGAAAATGGTCATGCTGGATTTGCATTCGGTTCTGGAATGGCTGCTATTACAGCGACAATTATGTTGTTCTCAAAAGGTGACCACGTTATTTTAACAGATGATGTTTATGGTGGAACGTATCGTGTTATTACGAAAGTATTAAACCGCTTCGGTATTGAACATACATTTGTAGACACAACAAACTTAGAGGAAGTTGTAGAAGCAATTCGTCCAAATACGAAAGCGATCTATGTGGAAACACCAACGAACCCATTACTAAAAATTACTGATATTAAGAAAATATCTACTCTTGCTAAAGAGAAAGATTTATTAACAATTATTGATAATACATTCATGACGCCATATTGGCAGTCGCCGATTTCTTTAGGAGCAGACATTGTACTTCATAGTGCAACGAAATATTTAGGAGGTCATAGTGACGTAGTTGCAGGTCTAGTAGTGGTAAATAGCCCACAACTAGCAGAAGACCTTCACTTTGTACAAAACTCAACAGGAGGTATTCTTGGACCACAAGATAGCTTCTTACTACTTCGCGGTTTAAAAACATTAGGAATTCGTATGGAAGAACATGAAACGAATTCACGCGCTATTGCTGAATTTTTAAATAATCATCCAAAAGTAAATAAAGTATATTACCCAGGTCTTGAATCACATCAAAACCACGAATTAGCAACAGAACAAGCAAATGGATTTGGTGCTATTATTTCGTTTGATGTAGATAGTGAGGAAACATTAAATAAAGTACTTGAGAAACTGCAATACTTTACACTTGCTGAAAGCTTAGGAGCAGTAGAAAGTTTAATTTCTATCCCATCTCAAATGACACATGCATCAATCCCAGCAGATCGCCGTAAAGAATTAGGAATTACAGATACATTAATTCGTATTTCTGTCGGTATTGAAGATGGTGAAGATTTAATTGAAGATTTAGCACAAGCGCTAGCGTAA
- a CDS encoding O-acetylserine dependent cystathionine beta-synthase — protein MNVYRGVHELIGHTPIVEITRFSLPKGVRLFAKLEFYNPGGSVKDRLGRELIEDALEKGLVTQGGTIIEPTAGNTGIGLALAALEHDLRVIVCVPEKFSIEKQELMKALGATVVHTPTEQGMTGAIAKAKELVNEIPNSYSPSQFANEANPRAYFKTLGPELWNALNGEINIFVAGAGTGGTFMGTASYLKEKNIDIKTVIVEPEGSILNGGKAGSHETEGIGLEFIPPFLKTSYFDEIHTISDRNAFLRVKELAQKEGLLVGSSSGAAFHASLLEAEKAAPGTNIVTIFPDSSERYLSKDIYKGWE, from the coding sequence ATGAATGTATATCGTGGAGTTCATGAGTTAATTGGTCATACACCAATTGTAGAAATTACTCGTTTTTCACTTCCGAAAGGGGTCCGCTTATTTGCAAAGCTTGAATTTTATAACCCAGGCGGAAGCGTTAAGGATCGTTTAGGAAGAGAATTAATCGAAGATGCGCTAGAAAAAGGGCTTGTTACCCAAGGTGGAACAATTATTGAACCGACTGCTGGGAATACTGGTATTGGACTGGCACTTGCAGCATTAGAACATGATTTACGTGTTATCGTTTGTGTACCAGAGAAATTTAGTATTGAAAAACAAGAATTAATGAAAGCACTAGGTGCAACGGTCGTGCATACACCGACTGAGCAAGGAATGACCGGTGCAATTGCAAAAGCAAAAGAATTAGTAAATGAAATACCGAATTCATACTCTCCAAGTCAGTTTGCGAATGAAGCAAACCCGCGTGCTTATTTCAAAACACTAGGTCCTGAACTTTGGAATGCACTGAATGGAGAGATTAACATATTTGTTGCTGGAGCAGGAACTGGCGGTACGTTTATGGGGACTGCATCTTATTTGAAAGAAAAAAATATAGATATTAAAACAGTTATCGTAGAGCCAGAAGGATCTATTTTAAATGGTGGTAAGGCTGGTTCACATGAGACCGAAGGAATTGGACTGGAATTTATCCCGCCATTTTTGAAGACATCTTATTTTGATGAAATTCATACGATTTCTGATCGAAATGCATTTTTACGAGTGAAAGAATTAGCGCAAAAAGAAGGACTTCTCGTTGGGAGCTCTTCAGGAGCAGCATTTCATGCGAGCTTACTTGAGGCAGAGAAGGCAGCACCAGGTACAAATATTGTAACCATTTTTCCTGATAGTAGTGAGCGCTATTTAAGTAAAGACATATACAAAGGATGGGAATAA